The nucleotide sequence ATTTTGGCAACAAAAAAGCCGGTTTCGCCAGGTTTTTTCCATCTTCTCTCCGACATTTCCACAAAAACTCGTGGAACCGACTTGCCACCAGTGCTCTAGTTGAAAAGGATTGTGCACGCTTGGCTTCGGCGAGCGATCGACTTCCTTCAACTTCGAGTATGGCCTGGATTCACGGTATGATCGTAAATACGCTTACGTCAGATGAAGTTCCTGCACGCTCTTAGGAGGAGCCATGGACGGGCTCGTTCAGAGTGGTCTGCAACCGAATCTTGAATTACGTCACCGGGAATTGGAGCCGTCAACTCCCACACAAATGCAGTGCTGGATCTCATTCGGTGGGAATGTTGGGGACGTCAAAGCCACATTTGATGCCGCTCTGGCACTTCTCAGCTTGCACCGCCATATAGAACTCGGTCCACGCTCGGGACTTTATTGTTCTGCACCGATGGGAGCGCAATCAGGGAGCGAATTCCTGAATTCCATCTGCGGACTGAAAACCAGATTGAATGCCCGTCAACTGCTCTGCGCCCTACAATCGGTGGAAACGCAGCTTGGACGAGTGCGTGACATCTACTGGGGTCCGCGGACGCTTGATCTTGATCTGCTGAGTTATGGCTGCAGCGTAATCGAAGAGACTAATCTGATCGTGCCCCACCCGGCATTGACGTATCGTCGATTCGTATTAGATCCGCTCGCCGAAGTCGCTGCTGAGTGGCGCCATCCCCTACATGGAGAGACCACTCGAGAAATGCT is from Schlesneria sp. DSM 10557 and encodes:
- the folK gene encoding 2-amino-4-hydroxy-6-hydroxymethyldihydropteridine diphosphokinase, giving the protein MQCWISFGGNVGDVKATFDAALALLSLHRHIELGPRSGLYCSAPMGAQSGSEFLNSICGLKTRLNARQLLCALQSVETQLGRVRDIYWGPRTLDLDLLSYGCSVIEETNLIVPHPALTYRRFVLDPLAEVAAEWRHPLHGETTREMLGRIQIRPLPVKLLDVPMEHMEALAALIRPKFPDIQFVHPKDPTRQALLIRFAGGPPCENQTVIDLRRSPGDRHEKLTAAFTAIFDKPLRISDW